One Pseudoalteromonas rubra genomic window, TGCGCTATACAAAGGGTATGACTGTATCCCAACTTCCGAGGGGATCAGTAAAGCCACCACAGAAACGGTGGTTCATTCTTCTCTTGCTGTTCTGGGCTTCGATTTTGTTCTGACAGCAGTGATGTTTTCAAGTTAAGGGTTTGTAGAAACATGAATACACGGAAAATAGAAATACTGGTCGGCCTGTTCGTGGCTTTGGGCGTGGCCGCCTTTGTAATGCTGGCACTAAAAGTGGCCAATGCAGGGATCAGCGGTAATGGTGAAACCTATACTTTACAGGCTAAATTTGACAACATCGGCTCGCTTAAAACGCGTGCGCCAATCAAAGTCGGCGGTGTGGTGATAGGTCGTGTCGAGGGGATCAGCATCCACCCGCAAGAATTTGTACCGGTCGTAAACATGAGCATTGATAGCCATTATGAATGTCAGTTTTCGGATACCACATCAGTGTCGATCCTGACGTCAGGCATTTTGGGTGAGCAGTATCTGGGGATTTCTCCGGTGATTGCATCTCAATCTGCTAAACAGACTTGCCTGGGTGAAGAAGTGGTAAGCAATGATGAGCTCGACCTGGGCGATTTGTTTGGCGTTGAAAGTGCCGCACTGAAAAATGGTGACATGATCACGGACACCAAATCGGCATTGGTTCTGGAAGAACTGATTGGCCAATTCTTGTTTAATCAAAGTAGTGAGTAATGACCATGATGGCGAAAGTTTTGGGTTTCTTCGCAAGTATTTTTCTAATTGGACTTGCCTGCACAGTATCTGCCAGTGAGGTAGATATGACCAACCCTTACACTATGGTGCAACAAGTTGCAGACAATACCTTTAAGCGCGTGACCAAAGATCAGGATAAGATTGAGTTGGATAAAGAGCACCTGCGCGTGATTGTGGAAGAAGAGCTACTGCCTTATATCGACTACAAATACGCCGCTTATCGCGTACTGGGCAGCCACATTCAAAAAGTCCGCAATATTGAGGACAAAGAAGAGAAACGTCAGGCAATCGAGCACATTCGTACGTTTATCGACGTGTTTAAATCTTATCTGGTTGCGACCTATGCAGGGGTGTTTACTCAGTACACAGATCAGAAGGTTGAGTTTGAACCTGCTCGCGATGCTGATAGTGACAAAATCGCCATAGTTAAAACCAAGATAATTGAAGCGGGAAAACCGGATATTAAAATTGATTTTAAAGTGCGTCGCGACAGTAATGGCGAATGGCGTGCCTTTGACATGATGGCAGAAGGGATCAGCCTGCTTGATGCAAAGCAATCTGAACTGCATGGCATTCTACGCCAGCAGGGCATTGAGCGTGTGATTGAGTTACTGGACAAGAAAAGCAAACTGCCTGTGCAGTTTCGAGGTGACGACGGCAATGCCTAATTTGCAATTTAATAAACCCGCGGCTGACACAGTCGCGGTGATCGGTGAACTCACTCGAGATAGCCTGACAAATGAATCGCTTCTTAACCAGTTGTTAGAAAATGCGCAGTCAGTCCTGTATTTTGACCTTTCTGAGGTATCCAGGGTTGACACCGCGGGCTTAGCTTGGTTAATTCACTCTTTAGGCAAATTAAAACAGCAAGACGTGCGTCTTGAGTTAAAAAACGTGCCTGACCAGCTACAAAATCTGATGGCGCTGGGACAGGTCAGCAACCTATTTGAGTGAGTCCAATGGAAACAAACCAAGTCGAAGCTTTACTACAAGAAGCGCTGGAACTTGACGAAGTCAAAGTTAAATCAGAAGGCAGTCATTATGAAGTTATCGCGGTTGGCGGTTGCTTTGAAGATTTGCGCCGGGTTAAGCGCGAACAAATGGTCTATGCCCCTCTGATGGAAGTGATTAAAGATGGCACTATTCATGCCGTCAGCATTAAAGCCTTTACGCCAACTGAGTGGCAACGCGAGCGCAAATTTATCTTACCTCAATAATCTGGAGCCACAATGGATCAGTTTGTTATCCAAGGTGGCACCACTTTAAACGGTGAAGTCACTATTTCCGGGGCTAAAAATGCAGCCCTGCCAATTCTGTTTGCGGCGATTCTGGCCGATGGAAAAAGCACATTCAGTAATGTACCCAGACTCAGGGATATAGGGACTACAGAAGCCTTACTGCGCACCTTAGGGGCTGAGGTGAACTGGCGCGGTCAGTTGTTGGAAATTGATGGTGCTAAGGTCGATAAAGTACTGGCACCTTATGAACTCGTTAAGCAGATGCGGGCATCCGTGCTGGCGCTAGGGCCACTCCTTGCACGGTTTGGTAAAGCGCAGGTGTCATTACCGGGGGGGTGTGCCATTGGGGCACGACCCGTGGATCTGCACATTGCCGGCCTGGAAAAAATGGGCGCGACCATTCGTGTTGAGAATGGTTATATCAATGCACACATCGCACAAGGTGAGCGTTTGCATGGTGCCGAAGTCTTCATGGAAACCGTGTCAGTTGGTGCGACTGAAAATCTCTTAATGGCAGCAACATTGGCCGAGGGCAAAACGGTGCTGGAAAATGCCGCGCGCGAGCCTGAAATTGTCAATTTGGCTGAGTGCCTGGTTGCCATGGGGGCCAAGATATCCGGAGCTGGTACAAGTCGTATCGAAATCGAAGGGGTAGAAGCCCTGCAAGGGTGTGAACACAAGATCCTCCCGGACCGGATCGAAACTGGCACCTTCTTGGTGGCAGCGGCGATGAGTCACGGTGAAGTGCTGTGTAAAAATACAGACTACCACAGCTTGGAACCTGTGCTGGATAAACTGCGCGACGCAAATGCACTGGTTGAAGTCTCGCAAGACAGCATTTTTGTCAGTATGCGTGATCGGGAATTGCAGGGGGTGAATATCAAAACGATGCCACACCCGGGTTTTCCAACCGATATGCAGGCACAGTTTACCGCGCTGAATGTGGTCGCGAATGGCAGTGCAACCATCACTGAAACCATCTTTGAAAATCGCTTTATGCATGTCCCTGAACTGCAACGTATGGGAGCAAATATTCGACTTGAAGGTAACACTGCGTATTGTGGTGAAACGGCATTTCTGTCTGGTGCACAGGTGATGGCGACCGATCTGCGGGCATCGGCCAGTTTGATCTTAACTGGGATCGTGGCTGAAGGTGAAACTGTGGTTGACCGTATTTATCATGTTGACCGGGGTTATCAGCGCATTGAGGATAAACTTAGTCAGCTGGGTGCTAAGATAAAGCGACGCCATAATTAGGCTGAACAGGTATGATAAAAAAAGCGAGCAATGCTCGCTTTTTTGTTGCTTTGAATTCGTTTAAGGCGTTAATAAATCGGGGTTTCCAGTTCAGCTACTTCTACCATAAAGGTGAGGTGATGATTGCCCCGATACACCTCAAACTCCAGTTGTGTGCCTGGTGCTGTGTTACCTATCTTACGCAAAGTCTGCTGCGGATTTTTAACTGGCTCACCTGCCACTTTTGTAACTATGTCATTTTCTTTCATACCGGCTTGCCAGGCAGGGCCCAGCGGGTCCAAGTCGCTGATCCGTAAACCCACAATGGTGGTGTAGACATTCGTTACCTCCTGACCTGTATTGTCGACTGGTGTGCCTCTGAAGCCGAGGTAGCCACGGATCACCCGGCCATCTTTGATCAGTTTAGCCATCACATCTTTGGCCAGTGAGTAAGGTACGGCAAACGAAATGCCCTGGATATCGATATTGTATCGGGCTCTGAATTGTGCAGATGTGATCCCGACCAGATCGCCGTTGGAATTGACCAGTGCGCCACCCGAGTTGCCCATGTTTACCGCTGCATCCATTTGCAGCAGGCTGTTGTACTGGCTGTCAGTGAGGGTTTGCTTGCCGGTAGCACTGATGATCCCCTGAGTGATGGTTTGTCCCAGGTTTAACGGGTTACCTATGGCCAGCACGACATCTCCGACTTGCGGGGTAAAGGCATCGTCAACCGGGATAACGGGCAGGTGCTCTGCCTTGATTTTTAACAGCGCGAGATCCGTAATGGTGTCATACCCCACCAGTTGCACTTCATTGAATAAACGGCCATCCGGCAGCAACACAATGATCTGATCGGCGTTATTAACAACGTGATAGTTAGTCAGGATATAGCCTTCACGGCTCATGATCACACCAGAGCCGAGTTCCTGGACGGTATTTTGTCGTTTGAATCTCGGTTGATTACTGAAGCTCTCAGAAAAAATCGATACCACGGCTGGGGCTGCGCGATTCACACCGGATGCAAAGCTCATGTGCTGCGCTGTGTAATGGCCGTTGAGGTCAAGGCGCAGGGCATTCTGGCGCAAGTCGGGCGTGAACCAGATGATAATCAATGCCAGACCTAATCCGACAAAGACTGGAGGCAGAATAAGCTTGAGTAATTTGAACACGGTTATTTTTTATCTAGTTATCTGTGTAGAGGGTAATAATGGCATAATTAACAGCAATCTGCATTAATACATAGCTGATTGGAGCGCTAAGCTGATCATACTATGTATAAAAAATTATTCATCAGAACAAAAGAGTAGAAAATTTCACAGAAGCTCTCGCTGCGCTTTTTGTTCGCTTAAGGTGGTTTGTTTACTGCGCTGAACAAATAAAAACACAGCGACAAGTGTCGCTGTGTTTTCGTAACTATAGTGAATGGGGTGGCGTTAGTTCATTACTGAATAAGGTAAAAGACTGAATCGCGTCCACGTTTAATACCCAGTACAATATTGCCCTGAATGTCGTCTATCAGGCGTTTCATGTCCCGCACAGAGGCAACACGTTGGCGGTTGACCTGCATAATCACATCGCCTTCTTGCAGGCCCACTCTGGCGGCAGGTGAGCGCTCTTCAACGGAGACAACGACGATGCCTTGATTACCGTTACGTTCACCGCTTTCCAGCACGGCGCCTTGCAGGCTCGGGTGAATACGGTCGGCTTCGGCGCGTTGTTCACTCTGACCTTTTAATTCAACCTTAAGCGTCCGAGTATCGCCATCACGATAGACGTCAATCTTAACTTTTTTACCTTCGCCGAGGGTCGCAATCTTACCGCGCAGCTCTTCAAAGCTCTCAATCTTGTCGCCATTAAGGGCGATGATCACGTCATTGGCTTTAATGCCTGCCTCATCTGCGGCGGAGTCTTTAACGACCTCCTGAACAAAGGCACCTTGTTTGACATCAAAGCCCTGTGCTTTGGCCAGGCCTGCGTCCAATGTACGGCCTCGGATCCCCAGCGAGCCGCGACGTACCTGGCCATATTCAATAATTTGGTCGACCAGGTTTTTCATCATATTTGAGGGGATAGCAAAGCCAATGCCGACATTCCCGCCTGAGGCACCCAGGATCGCGGTATTAATACCAATGAGTTCTCCGCGCAAATTAACCAGTGCACCACCTGAGTTGCCCTGGTTAATGGCGGCATCGGTCTGAATAAAGTCTTCGTACCCTTCGATGTTCAGTCCACTGCGGCCCAGGGCACTGACGATGCCTGAGGTCACAGTGTGGCTGAGGCCAAACGGGTTACCGATAGCCACGGAGAAGTCACCGACTCTGAGCTTGTCAGAGTCTGCCAGCTTCACTTCGGTGAGATCCTCACCTTCAATTTGTAATAGTGCAATATCTGATTCTTTGTCTGTACCGACCAGCTCAGCTTTAAACTCCCGGCCATCTTTGAGGGTGACCACGATATTGTCTGCTTCGTCGATAACGTGGTTATTGGTAACCACATACCCTTCATCTGCATCTATGATGACGCCGGAGCCCAGACCACTGAAGGGGCGTTTTTGAGAGCGCGGGGCAGGGTTACCAAAAAAGAAATCAAATGGATCAACGCGTCGGCGTACTTCTTTGGCACCAGAGACCTGGATACTGACCACCCCAGGGGTGACCTTTTCGAGCATTGGAGCCAGCGTTGGTAGCTGTTGGCCATCAACAGCTACCGGCAGGCGCGCATGACCGGTTTCTGGTAATAAAAATAAGCTTGAAGAAAGTAGCGCTGCGGTAAGTAATGATAATTTCAGTTTCATAGTCGTGGAATTCTCCTGGAAACAGCGTTAGTCCGTTGGGCGACGCGCATTCGCGCATCTCCCATTATTCAATTGCTATTTCTACTGACTATGGGGTCAAAAAAAAGTTCATCAAGAAGCTTTTAATTGCTCACTTTGTGACCCTTCTCCTTTGAACAGACCGCTTTCTCCTTCGACATAATCACTTGGCGGGGCGTCGTGTGTTTGCTCATTGGCACGACGTTTTTCACCTCGCATGTGTAATGAAGCGTGTAATTGCTCAGTGGTCTCTTTTGAGAAGAAAGGCTCGCTTGGTGCAGATTTCTCCTGGCTAAGGAGCTGTTTGCCGTCTTCAAAGTGACGGTTCAAAAGGGCGTAGTTTTCTTCCAGTTTGGCCATCAGCTTTTTGCTGTCTGCAAGATGATCGCTGACATCCTGGCGATACTGTTCCAGTGCATGCTGTGCTTCTTGCGCTTTTTGCTCCAGCTCATCATGCTTAAAGCGTTTTTTAGTCAATTGCGTACCGGCAATAAATGCGGCCACTGCAACGAGTACAAGGATCCCGAACCAGGCGATTGTCGTCATAAAATACTCCTGTTGATGATGCGACTAAGCGGCGCACCGAATGCAAAAAAATAATCGACTTTGATAGCTTAAATATACGCTGAGTTTCGATGCGTGTTAATATAGCGGGCAAATAAAACTGCTCTTCGACAATAAAAAAGATGATGACGCCCTGGGAAAAGTACCAACAAGACTTACAGCGTGATGATTTTCATCACGACAGCGCACAGGAAAATGCCGTCCGGCACCTGCAGAGACTTTATGATGATCTGGTTAATCAGGTGCCGGTCAAAAAAAGCCTGCTGGGTAGCTTGTTTGGACTGAAAAAGACACAACAGCCCAAAGTCAAAGGGCTATATTTCTGGGGTGGCGTAGGGCGTGGAAAAACTTATCTGGTTGATACGTTTTATGAGGCTTTGCCCACTGAGCGTAAGATGCGGGTCCATTTTCACCGCTTTATGCATCGCGTTCATGATGAGCTCAAAAAACTGAAAGAAGTGAAAAACCCACTGGAAGTGGTGGCAGACATTTTTAAAGCCGAAACGGATATCATCTGTTTCGATGAGTTCTTTGTGCAGGACATTACCGATGCCATGTTGCTCGGAGGCTTAATGGAAGCGCTGTTTGAGCGCGGCATTGTGCTGGTTGCAACGTCCAATATCATTCCCGATGAGCTGTACCGTAATGGCTTGCAACGCGCACGCTTTTTACCTGCAATCGCGCTGGTGAATGAAAATACGGAAGTGGTCAATGTGGATTCTGGGATCGATTACCGCTTGCGAACGCTGGAGCAAGCCGAGATCTTTCATAGTCCTCTGGGCAAAGATGCCGACGATAACCTGTTTGAGTACTTCGATAAATTGTCGCCTGAACCAGGCAAACTGGACGAGCCAATTGAGATTGAAGGGCGTCTGATCCAGACCCGTAAAGTGTCTGACTGTATTGTGATGTTCGATTTTAGTGCGCTGTGCGAAACGGCGCGCTCTCAGGTGGATTATATGGAGATCAGTCGCCTGTATAACACCGTTATCTTATCGGATGTTAAACAGATGGGGCAGAACAACGATGATGCGGCAAGGCGTTTTATTGCTCTGGTGGATGAATTCTATGAGCGCAATGTGACGTTGATCATTTCCGCAGAGGCGCCCATCACAGAGCTTTACACTGACGGTACACTGAACTTTGAGTTTAAGCGTTGCATCAGTCGTTTACAGGAAATGCAATCACTGGAGTATCTCGCCCGCGAGCACCTTGCGTAACGCCTTAGCACAGTGAAATCGACACCCATTTCAGAGAATGGCATGTTTTTTGTGGAAAAAACAGCCATCCCCTAGCATCGTGGCAAAACCCTTGCTATAATCCGCGGCCTGCCACGTTGCGTTACTATTGCCCTCGTCGGCTTAGCCACTGACTTGAGCGGCAAAAAAGTCTTAAACTCGAAGGGGTTAAAGCACCAAAAAGTAGAGCGGTAGTCATTCGGACTACCTGTGGTTTTAACTGAAAACTTTGGATTTTTATAATGAAAACGTTTGTTGCTAAACCAGAAACTGTAAAACGTGACTGGTACGTAGTTGACGCTGAAGGTAAAACTTTAGGTCGCATTGCTACTGAAATCGCTTCTCGCCTACGCGGTAAGCATAAAGCTGAGTACACTCCACATGTTGACACTGGTGATTACATCATCGTTATCAACGCTGAGAAAGTTACTGTAACTGGTAACAAAGCTCAGGACAAAATGTACTATGCACACTCTGGTTACCCAGGTGGCCTTAAATCTGTAAACTTCGAAAAACTTCAAGCTAAAAAGCCTGAAATGATCATCGAAAAAGCAGTTAAAGGCATGTTACCTCGCGGTCCTTTGGGTCGTGAAATGTTCCGTAAACTGAAAGTTTACGCTGGTAACGAGCATAACCACGCGGCTCAACAGCCTCAGGTTCTAGACATTTAAGGAGCACTACTCATGGCAAATCAATACTACGGTACAGGTCGTCGTAAAAGTTCAAGTGCTCGCGTATTCCTACGCCCAGGCACTGGCAACATCGTAATTAATCAGCGTTCTATCGAAGAGTACTTCGGTCGTGAAACTTCTCGCATGGTTGTTCGTCAGCCTCTAGAGCTAGTTGAAATGACAGAAAAGTTTGACCTATACATCACTGTTGCAGGTGGTGGTATGACTGGTCAAGCTGGTGCTATCCGTCACGGTATCACTCGTGCACTAATGGAGTTTGACGAGTCACTACGTCCTTCTCTACGTAAAGCTGGCTTTGTTACTCGCGATGCTCGTCAAGTTGAGCGTAAGAAAGTTGGTCTTAAGAAAGCACGTAAGAAGACTCAGTTCTCAAAACGTTAATTTATTACGTTTCAGAATTGCAAAAACCCAGCCTCGTGCTGGGTTTTTTGTTTTTTGTCGTCATAAATCTTCGCAATTTTTGCTGTCCATTTTCCTTCTTAATGCCACGTTTGATCCTTCGGCCAGATTTATGGTCAAAAAAGTTCAATAATTATAATAATTAGTCGAGTTCGGACGATATCTCAGCGCATTTTTTTGCTACAATTGCGGGGCAAGTAATGAGTCGCGAAAAACACTGGTTAAATTTTGATAGCTCGTCTGCTGAGCTTGATCTTAGTCAGTGAAAGGTCGCGTATGACGTTTTACCATAGTAAATCGGCTTCATGCTCGAAGTAACCAATCCCCTAATATTCGTGGGTTTATTCGGGCATGGTGCTGGAATAACCTTGTTTTAATCAAGGGATTTATTTATGATCGCGTCTATTTTGTAGTTTCTTAAAATTAACCTGCTGTAACTGATGTTCTCAATATAGCAAGTGTTGAGATTCATAGTGGAGATAAGTGGATGAGCAATGCGCCTGTAGACAACAGCCGACGTCGCTTCTTAACTATCGCTACCTCTGTCGTAGGTGGCGTTGGTGCGGTTGGAGCTGCTGTTCCTTTTATTGCGTCTTGGAATCCGAGTGAGCGAGCTAAATCTGCAGGTGCGCCTGTAGAAGTAGATATCAGCAAGCTTGAGCCTGGACAATTGATTCGTGTTGAGTGGCGAGGCAAACCTGTATGGGTTGTGTATCGTACGCCTACGATGTTGGATGAAATGAAAAAACACGAAGGAAACCTTCGTGATCCTAACTCAGAAGAGCCACAACAGCTCGACTCTGCCAAAAACCCTCATCGTTCTAAGCGCCCTGAGATTTTTGTCGCAGTCGGTATTTGTACTCACTTAGGTTGTTCTCCGTCGTTCCTCAATGGTGGTTTTGGTGAGAAGGTTGAAGGAACGGAGCACGGCTTCTTCTGTCCTTGTCACGGTTCTAAGTTCGATATGGCCGGCCGGGTATTCCAGGCTGTACCAGCTCCTCTGAACCTGGAGATCCCACCTTATACCTTTATTGACGACACTACCATTTTGGTAGGTGAAGAAGAAGGGGTTGCATAATGACTGCGAAGGTTGATAAGCCAGGCGCAATCGGCGCTGTGATGAACTGGATTGATGATCGTATTCCAATGACCCGTGTCTGGAATATGCATATCGCGCAATATCCAGCACCTAAGAACTTTAACTTCTGGTATCTGTTTGGCTCACTGGCTATCCTGGTACTGGTAAACCAGATCCTGACGGGTATCTGGTTGACTATGAACTATGTTCCTTCAGGCGAAGGCGCGTTTGCTTCAATTGAATACATCATGCGTGATGTAGAGTACGGTTGGTTACTTCGTTACTTGCACTCGACAGGGGCGTCGGCATTCTTCGTCGTTGTCTATTTGCACATGTTCCGTGGCATGATCTACGGCTCTTATCAGAAGCCGCGAGAGTTGCTGTGGGTCTTCGGTATGCTTATCTTCCTAGCGTTGATGGCTGAAGCATTCATGGGTTACCTGTTACCTTGGGGCCAGATGTCATTCTGGGGTGCTCAGGTAATTATTTCACTGTTTGGTGCGATCCCGGTTATTGGTGAAGACCTGACATTGTGGATCCGTGGTGACTACGTAATCTCAGGTGCGACTCTGAACCGCTTCTTTGCACTGCACGTGATTGCACTGCCACTGGTACTGGTCATTCTGGTATTCCTGCACATTGTTGCGCTACACGAAGTGGGTTCAAATAACCCTGACGGTATCGACATCAAGCGTAAAAAAGGCACCGTTGCTGAAGAAGACAAGCCAAAATTCAAGTTCCACGAGTACTATACAAGTAAAAAAGATATCGTTGATGCGATCCCTTTCCACCCGTATTACACCGTTAAAGATATTCTGGGTGTGGCTGGTTTCTTAATTCTGTTCTGCTGGGTGGTATTCTTCATGCCAGAGATGAACGGTTTCTTCTTAGAAGCGCCTAACTTTGAAGCGGCTAACCCGCTGAAAACACCAGAGCATATTTTCCCAGTTTGGTATTTCACACCTTTCTACGCCATCCTGCGTGCAATCCCTGACAAGCTGCTGGGTGTTATTGCGATGGGTGTATCTATCGTGATGCTGGCATTACTGCCTTGGCTAGACCGTGGTAAGGTTCGTTCAATCCGCTACCGTAGTGGTATCCACAAGCTGAACATTGCTCAGTTCGTTGTTACCTTCTTCATCCTGGGTTGGGCTGGTGCAACACCGCAGACAGTGACTTCAACGATTCTGTCGCAAATTTGTACCGTAACTTACTTCATGTTCTTCGTACTGCTGTTTGTGTACTCGAAGAATGAAACTACTAAGCCATTGCCTACGAGGTTGACGAAATGATGAAAAAGCTACTAATTGGTTTATTCGCATTGCTGCCTACCTTTGCAATGGCAGCCGGTCCGTCGGTTCCTTTACTGGAGTCGAACCATGACCTGACTGATAATGCGTCTTTGCAACGCGGTGCTAAGTTGTTCATGAACTACTGCCTGGGTTGTCACCAGATGCAGTATCAGCGTTATGAGCGTACTTTCCGTGACATCGGTATTCCGGTTGATATTGGTAAAGAGACCCTAATTTTTGATGGTTCAAAAGTGGGTGGTCACATTCTGAATGCCATGGATACCGATGACGCAGCAAAATGGTTTGGTGCTGCGCCACCAGATCTAACTTTGGTTGCTCGTGTACGTGGTGCTGACTGGATCTATACTTATCTGAAGTCATTCTACGTTGACGAAAGCCGTCCGTTTGGTGTGAACAACTCAGTGTTCCCACTGGTTGGTATGCCACACGTACTGCAAGAGTTACAAGGTGTGCCTACTGCGGAGTTTGAAGAAGTAGAAGAGAACGGCGTAGCCGTTCAGAAAGTGAAAAGCATCTCAACAGATGGTTCAGGTGAGCTAAGCTCAGATGAATATGATCAGGCCGTTCGTGACCTGACTAACTTCATGGCCTATGTTGGTGAGCCTTCACGTCTTCAATCAGAAGCTATGGGTATTAAAGTACTTGGCTTCCTGGTTATCTTCTTTATTCTGGCATTCCTGCTGAAGAAAGAATACTGGAGAGATGTCCATTAATCTGGACATTTACCAGCAATTGATGCAATAGGGGCTTAAGCCCCTATTGCTGTTTTTATCGATTTTATTACATAAAATTGGTATTAAAGTGATTTTATTACTTTGTCATTAATTTATGGAGGTAGGCATGGCCGTTGCTGCCAATAAGCGCCCTGTTATGACTCTTTTCTCCGGTGCAAACTGTATGTACAGCCATCAGGTTCGTATCGTATTGGCCGAGAAAGGGGTAAGTGTCGATATTCATCTGGCCGAAAAGGACAACTTGCCAGAGGCACTGCATGAGATTAACCCTTATGGTACAGTTCCCACTCTGATCGACAGAGAATTAGGCCTGTATCAGGCAAATATCATAATGGAATACCTTGATGAGCGTTTCCCTCATCCTCCATTAATGCCTGTCTACCCTGTTATGCGTGGTCGCAGCCGTCTAATGATGCACCGTAT contains:
- the mlaD gene encoding outer membrane lipid asymmetry maintenance protein MlaD, encoding MNTRKIEILVGLFVALGVAAFVMLALKVANAGISGNGETYTLQAKFDNIGSLKTRAPIKVGGVVIGRVEGISIHPQEFVPVVNMSIDSHYECQFSDTTSVSILTSGILGEQYLGISPVIASQSAKQTCLGEEVVSNDELDLGDLFGVESAALKNGDMITDTKSALVLEELIGQFLFNQSSE
- a CDS encoding MlaC/ttg2D family ABC transporter substrate-binding protein; amino-acid sequence: MMAKVLGFFASIFLIGLACTVSASEVDMTNPYTMVQQVADNTFKRVTKDQDKIELDKEHLRVIVEEELLPYIDYKYAAYRVLGSHIQKVRNIEDKEEKRQAIEHIRTFIDVFKSYLVATYAGVFTQYTDQKVEFEPARDADSDKIAIVKTKIIEAGKPDIKIDFKVRRDSNGEWRAFDMMAEGISLLDAKQSELHGILRQQGIERVIELLDKKSKLPVQFRGDDGNA
- a CDS encoding STAS domain-containing protein, coding for MPNLQFNKPAADTVAVIGELTRDSLTNESLLNQLLENAQSVLYFDLSEVSRVDTAGLAWLIHSLGKLKQQDVRLELKNVPDQLQNLMALGQVSNLFE
- a CDS encoding BolA family protein, giving the protein METNQVEALLQEALELDEVKVKSEGSHYEVIAVGGCFEDLRRVKREQMVYAPLMEVIKDGTIHAVSIKAFTPTEWQRERKFILPQ
- the murA gene encoding UDP-N-acetylglucosamine 1-carboxyvinyltransferase translates to MDQFVIQGGTTLNGEVTISGAKNAALPILFAAILADGKSTFSNVPRLRDIGTTEALLRTLGAEVNWRGQLLEIDGAKVDKVLAPYELVKQMRASVLALGPLLARFGKAQVSLPGGCAIGARPVDLHIAGLEKMGATIRVENGYINAHIAQGERLHGAEVFMETVSVGATENLLMAATLAEGKTVLENAAREPEIVNLAECLVAMGAKISGAGTSRIEIEGVEALQGCEHKILPDRIETGTFLVAAAMSHGEVLCKNTDYHSLEPVLDKLRDANALVEVSQDSIFVSMRDRELQGVNIKTMPHPGFPTDMQAQFTALNVVANGSATITETIFENRFMHVPELQRMGANIRLEGNTAYCGETAFLSGAQVMATDLRASASLILTGIVAEGETVVDRIYHVDRGYQRIEDKLSQLGAKIKRRHN
- a CDS encoding trypsin-like peptidase domain-containing protein, which encodes MFKLLKLILPPVFVGLGLALIIIWFTPDLRQNALRLDLNGHYTAQHMSFASGVNRAAPAVVSIFSESFSNQPRFKRQNTVQELGSGVIMSREGYILTNYHVVNNADQIIVLLPDGRLFNEVQLVGYDTITDLALLKIKAEHLPVIPVDDAFTPQVGDVVLAIGNPLNLGQTITQGIISATGKQTLTDSQYNSLLQMDAAVNMGNSGGALVNSNGDLVGITSAQFRARYNIDIQGISFAVPYSLAKDVMAKLIKDGRVIRGYLGFRGTPVDNTGQEVTNVYTTIVGLRISDLDPLGPAWQAGMKENDIVTKVAGEPVKNPQQTLRKIGNTAPGTQLEFEVYRGNHHLTFMVEVAELETPIY
- a CDS encoding DegQ family serine endoprotease, producing the protein MKLKLSLLTAALLSSSLFLLPETGHARLPVAVDGQQLPTLAPMLEKVTPGVVSIQVSGAKEVRRRVDPFDFFFGNPAPRSQKRPFSGLGSGVIIDADEGYVVTNNHVIDEADNIVVTLKDGREFKAELVGTDKESDIALLQIEGEDLTEVKLADSDKLRVGDFSVAIGNPFGLSHTVTSGIVSALGRSGLNIEGYEDFIQTDAAINQGNSGGALVNLRGELIGINTAILGASGGNVGIGFAIPSNMMKNLVDQIIEYGQVRRGSLGIRGRTLDAGLAKAQGFDVKQGAFVQEVVKDSAADEAGIKANDVIIALNGDKIESFEELRGKIATLGEGKKVKIDVYRDGDTRTLKVELKGQSEQRAEADRIHPSLQGAVLESGERNGNQGIVVVSVEERSPAARVGLQEGDVIMQVNRQRVASVRDMKRLIDDIQGNIVLGIKRGRDSVFYLIQ
- a CDS encoding YhcB family protein, producing MTTIAWFGILVLVAVAAFIAGTQLTKKRFKHDELEQKAQEAQHALEQYRQDVSDHLADSKKLMAKLEENYALLNRHFEDGKQLLSQEKSAPSEPFFSKETTEQLHASLHMRGEKRRANEQTHDAPPSDYVEGESGLFKGEGSQSEQLKAS
- the zapE gene encoding cell division protein ZapE, which encodes MTPWEKYQQDLQRDDFHHDSAQENAVRHLQRLYDDLVNQVPVKKSLLGSLFGLKKTQQPKVKGLYFWGGVGRGKTYLVDTFYEALPTERKMRVHFHRFMHRVHDELKKLKEVKNPLEVVADIFKAETDIICFDEFFVQDITDAMLLGGLMEALFERGIVLVATSNIIPDELYRNGLQRARFLPAIALVNENTEVVNVDSGIDYRLRTLEQAEIFHSPLGKDADDNLFEYFDKLSPEPGKLDEPIEIEGRLIQTRKVSDCIVMFDFSALCETARSQVDYMEISRLYNTVILSDVKQMGQNNDDAARRFIALVDEFYERNVTLIISAEAPITELYTDGTLNFEFKRCISRLQEMQSLEYLAREHLA
- the rplM gene encoding 50S ribosomal protein L13 — its product is MKTFVAKPETVKRDWYVVDAEGKTLGRIATEIASRLRGKHKAEYTPHVDTGDYIIVINAEKVTVTGNKAQDKMYYAHSGYPGGLKSVNFEKLQAKKPEMIIEKAVKGMLPRGPLGREMFRKLKVYAGNEHNHAAQQPQVLDI
- the rpsI gene encoding 30S ribosomal protein S9, with protein sequence MANQYYGTGRRKSSSARVFLRPGTGNIVINQRSIEEYFGRETSRMVVRQPLELVEMTEKFDLYITVAGGGMTGQAGAIRHGITRALMEFDESLRPSLRKAGFVTRDARQVERKKVGLKKARKKTQFSKR
- the petA gene encoding ubiquinol-cytochrome c reductase iron-sulfur subunit, with protein sequence MSNAPVDNSRRRFLTIATSVVGGVGAVGAAVPFIASWNPSERAKSAGAPVEVDISKLEPGQLIRVEWRGKPVWVVYRTPTMLDEMKKHEGNLRDPNSEEPQQLDSAKNPHRSKRPEIFVAVGICTHLGCSPSFLNGGFGEKVEGTEHGFFCPCHGSKFDMAGRVFQAVPAPLNLEIPPYTFIDDTTILVGEEEGVA